In one Desulfatiglans sp. genomic region, the following are encoded:
- a CDS encoding methyl-accepting chemotaxis protein: MRWLSDQKIGVKLGIGFAVMIFFMIFIGARGYLNVKSIYENLDEIFSVSLPALDKLIEADRDLQQLLVAERTMIFADATSDTFKKLIADYDENMRQSDERWNIYKGLASTDEEKQLIPKYDAARKEWQVLTKKVVESRRSDTSEGRSEAIDYTLGPAMEKFEDMREYINQLTEINLKLAEESSIEAGTTYRNTIITFFIIIAIGVLIGLLMAFILGRGITKPVKAAIAGLRDIAEGEGDLTRRLNISSKDEVGELARWFDTFIGKLQGIISDVAQSTNTLGVSSKDLSGLSSEMSEGTGNISSKSRTVASASEQMSSSMVSIAASMEQASTNLDIVASSAEEMSATVNEIAKNAENARGITGKAVTQAGSATAKVDKLGGSAKKIGKVTEAITEISDQTNLLALNATIEAARAGEAGKGFAVVANEIKELAKQTAEATEEIKTLVKDIQDDTSGTVVEISEITKIINDVNEIVTMIATAVEEQSTATREIAGNVSQASQGITSVNENVAQSSTVSNEIAKDIGDVNSLVDDLNNVGANVNKSAVELNGLVERLLSIVGRFKT, encoded by the coding sequence ATGAGATGGTTGAGTGATCAGAAGATTGGCGTAAAGCTTGGAATCGGCTTTGCTGTAATGATTTTTTTTATGATCTTTATCGGGGCGAGAGGTTACCTCAATGTAAAAAGTATATATGAAAATCTTGATGAGATATTTTCTGTAAGTCTACCTGCCCTGGACAAGCTGATTGAGGCAGACAGGGATCTTCAGCAGCTCCTTGTGGCTGAAAGAACCATGATATTTGCAGATGCGACATCAGATACATTCAAGAAACTTATTGCTGATTATGATGAAAATATGCGGCAGTCTGATGAACGCTGGAATATTTATAAAGGGCTGGCTTCTACAGATGAGGAAAAACAGCTTATACCCAAATATGATGCGGCCAGAAAAGAATGGCAGGTGCTTACGAAGAAGGTTGTGGAGAGCCGAAGGTCTGACACAAGCGAGGGCAGGAGTGAGGCCATTGATTATACCCTTGGGCCTGCAATGGAAAAGTTCGAGGATATGAGGGAATACATCAATCAACTGACAGAGATCAACCTGAAGCTTGCAGAGGAGTCAAGCATAGAGGCAGGAACAACATACAGAAATACCATAATTACCTTTTTTATTATAATCGCTATAGGTGTATTGATAGGACTATTGATGGCCTTTATACTGGGCAGGGGGATCACAAAACCTGTCAAGGCAGCAATAGCAGGTCTGAGGGACATAGCAGAGGGAGAGGGTGACCTTACAAGGCGGCTTAACATATCCAGTAAAGATGAGGTGGGGGAGCTTGCAAGATGGTTTGACACATTCATAGGAAAACTACAGGGGATTATCAGTGACGTTGCACAGAGTACAAACACACTGGGGGTATCATCAAAAGACCTGTCCGGTTTATCCTCCGAGATGTCAGAGGGCACAGGCAACATCTCATCAAAATCAAGGACTGTTGCATCTGCCTCTGAGCAGATGAGTTCAAGCATGGTTTCCATAGCTGCCTCCATGGAACAGGCATCAACCAACCTTGACATTGTGGCATCATCAGCAGAGGAGATGAGCGCGACTGTAAACGAGATCGCCAAAAATGCTGAAAACGCAAGGGGGATTACAGGAAAGGCTGTTACCCAGGCAGGGAGCGCCACTGCCAAGGTGGATAAGCTTGGAGGGTCTGCAAAAAAGATAGGCAAGGTTACAGAGGCTATAACAGAGATATCAGACCAGACTAACCTGCTTGCGCTTAACGCAACTATAGAGGCTGCCCGTGCAGGTGAAGCAGGAAAGGGTTTCGCCGTTGTCGCAAACGAGATTAAAGAGCTGGCCAAGCAGACTGCGGAGGCTACAGAAGAGATAAAGACACTGGTAAAGGATATACAGGATGATACATCAGGGACTGTTGTGGAGATCAGCGAGATAACAAAGATAATAAATGATGTTAATGAGATTGTTACCATGATTGCAACCGCTGTTGAGGAGCAGTCAACCGCCACAAGGGAGATAGCCGGTAATGTCTCTCAGGCATCACAAGGTATAACCAGCGTTAATGAGAACGTTGCCCAGAGTTCAACCGTCTCAAATGAGATCGCAAAGGATATCGGTGATGTTAACAGCCTTGTTGATGATTTGAACAACGTGGGTGCTAACGTGAATAAAAGCGCAGTGGAACTGAATGGCCTGGTAGAAAGGTTATTAAGTATAGTTGGCAGGTTTAAGACATAG